In Pseudobacter ginsenosidimutans, the following are encoded in one genomic region:
- a CDS encoding RagB/SusD family nutrient uptake outer membrane protein has protein sequence MKNNLFIFILFMAVSFTACDKYLDVKPKGLVIPEKLTDYEGMLNSPTMVQTFPINLLDFADDVFNKIDAVNQSPTANGYYWRPMLTINEKASPDIWGPIYRCIYDANVIIKGVPSASDGTKEEKDKIIAEAKVIRANNYLELLTVFAKSYDPAAAGTDPGMPMVTSIDVTDNIPARSSLKATLDAIIADVKAAIEVLPTSNVNRYRVTKYSAAGLLSRIYLYMGDFPNAATYTDKALEAPHALLDYNSYADDAQMPVYDLNPEVLWQRAAVSGSPIFMIYSDDLKSYFNSSDIRYSFLTVTNNDGLGRASLPGRYSFGIGFPEMYLTKAELLARNNHPNEAMDIVNMLRKKRIKTADYTDQTAASGEDALVKVFAERRRELAFSGLRWFDMKRLDREGRMPEVKRINKENSQVEATLAPHSPNYTFEIPVRVQMFNPTMELNHK, from the coding sequence ATGAAGAACAATCTTTTCATATTTATACTTTTTATGGCGGTATCTTTTACTGCCTGCGACAAATACCTGGATGTAAAGCCCAAGGGACTGGTGATCCCGGAGAAACTGACAGACTATGAAGGAATGCTGAATTCACCCACCATGGTGCAGACCTTCCCCATCAACCTGCTCGATTTTGCAGATGATGTTTTCAATAAGATCGATGCAGTGAATCAATCTCCCACGGCTAACGGCTATTATTGGAGACCGATGCTTACTATCAATGAGAAGGCAAGTCCCGATATCTGGGGACCGATCTATCGTTGCATCTACGATGCCAATGTGATCATCAAAGGAGTTCCCTCTGCTTCAGATGGAACAAAAGAAGAAAAAGATAAAATAATTGCCGAAGCGAAAGTGATCCGTGCAAACAATTACCTGGAACTATTGACAGTGTTCGCCAAATCCTACGATCCTGCTGCTGCAGGCACAGATCCCGGTATGCCGATGGTCACAAGCATTGACGTAACGGACAATATTCCTGCACGCTCCAGCCTGAAAGCCACATTGGACGCCATCATTGCCGATGTGAAGGCAGCAATTGAAGTATTGCCCACTTCCAATGTGAACAGGTATCGTGTTACGAAATATTCCGCTGCCGGACTACTCAGTCGTATCTATCTGTATATGGGCGATTTCCCCAACGCCGCCACATACACGGATAAAGCACTGGAAGCACCTCACGCCCTGTTGGATTATAATTCTTATGCAGATGATGCACAGATGCCGGTTTATGATCTCAATCCTGAAGTTCTATGGCAGCGTGCCGCCGTTTCCGGTTCTCCCATATTCATGATCTATTCCGATGATCTCAAAAGCTATTTCAATAGCTCCGATATCCGGTATAGTTTCCTTACCGTTACCAATAATGATGGGCTTGGCCGCGCTTCCTTGCCAGGAAGGTACAGTTTCGGTATCGGTTTTCCTGAAATGTACCTGACCAAGGCAGAACTGCTGGCGAGGAACAATCATCCCAACGAAGCGATGGACATCGTGAACATGCTCAGGAAGAAGCGTATCAAAACTGCTGATTATACAGATCAGACTGCTGCTTCCGGTGAGGATGCGTTGGTCAAGGTTTTTGCGGAACGCAGGAGGGAACTGGCTTTTAGCGGTCTCAGGTGGTTCGATATGAAAAGGCTCGATCGTGAAGGGCGGATGCCTGAGGTAAAAAGGATCAATAAAGAAAATAGCCAGGTGGAAGCCACACTGGCTCCCCATAGTCCTAATTATACATTCGAGATCCCTGTGCGGGTGCAAATGTTCAACCCCACCATGGAATTGAATCATAAGTAA
- a CDS encoding RNA polymerase sigma factor yields the protein MTTDQLYQDRELFRRIALGDEDAFRVLFHAYNKMLLPFVVKLVSGLHDPAEILQEVFLRLWKHRGKLADVENPKAYIVRIVSNEATTYMQKLARQNRLMEKAIRQRSQDPLTPEEQIALKETARLVTNAVELLSPACRQVYILSREEQLSLPQIAEKLQLSESTVKNQLVKALKDIRLYIRKNGLSTFLSFPIIF from the coding sequence TTGACTACTGACCAGCTATACCAGGACCGGGAATTGTTCAGGCGCATTGCGCTTGGAGATGAAGATGCATTCCGCGTATTATTTCATGCCTATAACAAAATGCTACTGCCTTTCGTGGTGAAACTGGTATCCGGTTTACATGATCCGGCAGAGATCCTCCAGGAAGTATTTCTCCGACTCTGGAAACACCGCGGGAAACTGGCAGATGTAGAAAATCCCAAAGCATATATTGTAAGGATCGTTTCCAATGAAGCCACTACTTACATGCAGAAGCTGGCGAGGCAGAACCGGTTGATGGAAAAAGCCATCAGACAGCGGAGCCAGGATCCGCTGACTCCGGAGGAGCAGATCGCACTCAAGGAAACAGCACGCCTGGTCACGAATGCTGTTGAGCTGCTCAGTCCTGCATGTCGCCAGGTCTACATACTCAGCAGGGAAGAACAGCTCAGTCTTCCGCAGATCGCTGAAAAACTACAGCTCAGTGAAAGTACCGTCAAGAACCAGCTGGTAAAGGCTTTGAAAGATATCCGCCTGTATATTCGTAAGAACGGATTGTCCACTTTTCTATCCTTTCCTATTATTTTCTAA
- a CDS encoding SusC/RagA family TonB-linked outer membrane protein produces MQKTAMGGWNARGSAFLLSAQMLRIMRMVTFLLFAAFLSVHAESPAQSITMSAKNIPLKQIFTVIKKQTGFVVLYNEQVISSARPVSINAQDMPLQDFLGAILKNQPIEYNIQGKTIVLSRKPVPASKGYTPVMISQDEAMQAPIKIRITDSAGNPLAGATVSVRNSKLSGVTDAEGAVSLNVKSGDVLNISFIGHDSRTVIVTPAQYVAGRMTISLSRTDSQLSVVEVSLSTGYQKIPTYQMTGAASVMSEKEYQQRTAVTGNFLESLEGKVPGLVYNGQTGELTIRGVSTFDAVKKPLIVLDGFPTEIDLRTINPLDIVSVSVLRDAAAASIYGVRASNGVIVVETRRGKSGKPVFNVRATQAFQPKPDFSYLKYAPASEFVQLQKENFNIAQTSFLLYDWGYYKMNPVEEIMFGKTQLSVSNPLLTDEQVNQKLAALGSYDNLKDYERLYYQNRQTTNLNVDVSGGTDRSTYMMGVNYIAETPVNRRSENKQIILNLANTFKFTDWLKFDFRGTYLHLKDVSGKTPAYSDFFPYERLTDENGKALAVSLDPGRDYISRAITKDKNDALLAAGLYDQWYYPYKELYGNTNTNKGSAARFQGRFNVKFTNWLNMDLGGNYENQSTILDQLQTEDAYNTRTLVSAMAQKDPVTGRALFTNMPKGNILMKTNQRVTNYTARVQLNLNQRFGDHDISGILGLERKQTLTESYKTSFFGYDGQTLISKPINMSALNATTTSPYEELGFSIPRFRSTDYFNEKEIDNRFMSYYGQGTYIYRGKYVLTGSFRIDQSNLFGVDPKYKYKPLWSAGVNWRLSEEEFAKDWNWAKNLQVRAATGFNGNVPSSNNGAFLILSTGLNTVLNTPLAFNDVLTPENQSLRWETTQNYNFGIDYTLWSNRISGSVDYYIKRSTDVFGNLDADPTTGFNQYNANTASIRNSGLEFLISSQLVKKRGFEWRLQVTSSFNNNKVLAVKATEYNNSQLITSGALFVQGLPMNALYSYNYGGLNSMGQPFVYDKKGNQKILAFYGNAQVDVTKDDLIYNGTTTPKYVLGLNNQFSIGAFDVSFLFMYYGGHVMRVEQPNPNNIGFYANNPLAGSSNFWRKTGDEKFTNIPGYVRASSAAPGYYQSYALYGYEYASQFVRKADYIRLRDLIVTYNARGEFFKKLGLNNPQVRLQAQNLFRYTFSGNDIDPDAIDRVSGARTLETQPFYSITISTAF; encoded by the coding sequence ATGCAAAAAACTGCTATGGGTGGCTGGAATGCCCGGGGCTCCGCATTCCTGCTATCGGCTCAAATGCTGAGAATTATGCGTATGGTTACTTTTTTACTCTTCGCTGCTTTCCTTTCAGTGCATGCTGAAAGTCCCGCGCAGAGTATTACAATGTCTGCAAAAAACATCCCGCTGAAACAAATCTTCACCGTTATCAAAAAACAAACCGGATTTGTAGTGCTGTACAATGAGCAGGTCATTTCTTCAGCCAGGCCGGTTTCTATCAATGCGCAGGACATGCCTTTGCAGGATTTCCTTGGCGCCATTCTGAAAAATCAACCTATTGAATATAATATCCAGGGAAAGACCATCGTGCTGTCCCGCAAGCCTGTACCAGCTTCCAAAGGATACACGCCTGTCATGATCAGTCAGGATGAAGCAATGCAGGCTCCGATAAAGATCCGCATCACTGATTCTGCCGGTAATCCATTAGCCGGCGCTACTGTTTCCGTCAGGAACAGCAAACTGTCTGGCGTTACGGATGCAGAAGGTGCGGTGAGCCTGAATGTAAAATCGGGAGATGTATTGAATATCTCTTTTATCGGTCATGATTCCAGGACGGTAATTGTAACACCTGCTCAATACGTTGCAGGCAGGATGACGATCAGCCTGTCAAGAACAGACAGTCAATTATCTGTTGTGGAAGTGTCGCTGAGCACAGGGTATCAGAAGATCCCTACCTACCAGATGACAGGTGCGGCTTCTGTGATGTCTGAGAAAGAGTATCAGCAACGCACGGCTGTAACAGGTAATTTCCTGGAAAGCCTGGAAGGTAAAGTGCCGGGCCTGGTGTATAACGGACAGACCGGTGAACTCACCATCAGGGGCGTTTCCACTTTCGATGCGGTGAAAAAACCATTGATCGTGCTGGATGGCTTTCCTACAGAAATCGATCTGCGTACTATCAATCCGCTGGATATTGTATCGGTTAGCGTGCTGCGCGATGCTGCCGCTGCCTCCATTTACGGTGTTCGTGCATCCAATGGCGTTATTGTGGTGGAAACACGCCGGGGAAAATCCGGAAAGCCGGTCTTCAATGTGCGTGCCACTCAGGCGTTTCAGCCGAAACCGGATTTCAGTTACCTGAAATATGCTCCTGCCAGTGAATTCGTCCAACTGCAAAAAGAGAATTTCAATATTGCACAAACCTCTTTCCTGCTCTACGACTGGGGCTATTACAAAATGAATCCGGTGGAAGAGATCATGTTCGGAAAAACACAACTGTCTGTTTCCAATCCACTTCTCACAGATGAGCAGGTGAATCAGAAACTGGCCGCACTCGGTTCTTATGATAATCTCAAAGATTATGAGCGACTTTACTATCAGAATCGTCAGACCACCAATCTCAACGTGGATGTAAGCGGTGGCACAGACAGGAGCACGTACATGATGGGTGTGAATTATATTGCCGAAACGCCGGTGAATCGCAGGTCTGAAAACAAACAGATCATCCTCAACCTGGCCAATACTTTCAAATTCACGGATTGGCTGAAATTCGATTTCAGGGGAACTTATCTGCATCTCAAAGATGTTAGCGGAAAAACACCGGCTTATTCCGATTTCTTCCCTTATGAACGCCTCACGGATGAAAATGGAAAAGCATTGGCAGTTTCTCTGGATCCGGGCCGCGACTATATTTCCCGCGCCATCACCAAAGACAAGAACGATGCACTGTTAGCCGCAGGCCTGTACGACCAATGGTATTATCCTTACAAGGAACTGTATGGAAATACGAACACGAACAAAGGCTCCGCAGCCCGCTTCCAGGGAAGGTTCAATGTGAAGTTCACCAACTGGTTGAATATGGACCTGGGCGGCAATTATGAGAACCAGAGCACCATCCTGGACCAACTGCAAACGGAAGACGCTTACAATACCCGCACACTGGTGTCTGCCATGGCGCAGAAAGATCCCGTGACGGGCAGGGCACTCTTCACCAATATGCCCAAAGGGAATATCCTGATGAAGACCAATCAGCGTGTAACCAATTACACAGCACGGGTGCAGCTCAACCTGAACCAGAGGTTCGGTGATCACGATATCTCCGGTATCCTTGGTCTTGAAAGGAAACAAACCCTTACGGAATCTTATAAAACTTCCTTCTTCGGTTACGATGGACAAACGCTTATCAGCAAGCCTATCAATATGTCTGCGCTGAATGCAACAACCACTTCTCCATATGAAGAACTGGGCTTTTCCATCCCCCGGTTCAGAAGTACAGATTATTTCAATGAAAAGGAAATCGACAACAGGTTTATGTCGTACTACGGACAGGGAACTTATATCTATCGCGGCAAATATGTATTGACCGGTAGTTTCCGTATCGATCAGTCGAACCTTTTTGGCGTGGATCCGAAATACAAATACAAACCTCTTTGGTCTGCCGGTGTTAACTGGCGATTGAGCGAAGAGGAATTCGCGAAAGACTGGAACTGGGCAAAGAATCTGCAGGTCCGTGCAGCTACTGGTTTCAACGGGAATGTGCCCAGCAGCAATAACGGTGCTTTCCTGATCCTCTCCACAGGTCTGAATACGGTGCTGAATACACCGCTTGCATTCAATGACGTGCTCACTCCCGAAAATCAGTCCCTCCGATGGGAAACCACACAGAACTACAATTTCGGTATCGACTATACTTTGTGGAGCAACAGGATCTCCGGCTCTGTGGATTATTACATAAAGAGAAGTACAGATGTTTTCGGTAATCTCGATGCAGATCCTACTACCGGGTTCAATCAGTACAATGCCAATACTGCGTCTATCCGTAACAGTGGTCTGGAATTCCTGATCAGCAGCCAGCTGGTTAAGAAAAGAGGATTTGAATGGCGTTTGCAGGTGACCAGCTCTTTCAATAATAACAAAGTGCTGGCCGTAAAAGCCACTGAGTACAACAACTCGCAACTGATCACCAGCGGGGCTCTATTTGTTCAGGGACTTCCCATGAACGCGCTGTACAGCTACAATTACGGTGGACTGAACTCAATGGGCCAACCATTCGTATACGATAAAAAAGGCAATCAGAAGATCCTTGCATTTTATGGAAATGCACAAGTGGACGTAACCAAGGATGACCTGATCTATAACGGTACCACCACACCGAAATATGTACTGGGCCTCAATAACCAGTTCAGCATCGGCGCTTTCGATGTTTCCTTCCTGTTCATGTATTATGGTGGTCACGTAATGAGGGTGGAGCAACCCAATCCCAACAATATCGGTTTCTACGCCAATAACCCACTGGCAGGGTCTTCCAATTTCTGGCGAAAAACAGGAGATGAGAAATTCACCAATATCCCCGGTTATGTAAGGGCCAGCAGCGCTGCTCCCGGCTATTATCAATCCTATGCTTTGTATGGTTACGAATATGCATCACAGTTTGTCCGTAAAGCGGATTATATCAGGTTGAGAGACCTCATTGTTACTTACAATGCCAGAGGAGAATTCTTTAAAAAACTGGGATTGAACAATCCGCAGGTACGTCTCCAGGCGCAGAATCTTTTCCGGTATACATTCAGCGGAAATGATATCGATCCTGATGCTATTGACCGCGTATCCGGCGCACGCACACTGGAAACCCAGCCTTTTTACAGCATTACCATTTCCACTGCCTTCTAA
- a CDS encoding FecR family protein → MENSRIVYLVTGYLNDTLLQPETDELQELLLHEEESEAVAAAFNRIVLNSPPAADYKPEQWEFLASRVLSQTQSGIDVQPAVNKKTGRIRRLLWTAAASVLVLAGIGTYFLLGNKKVEKPVVVSQSEEVLPGRQGALLTLADGSQVLLDTIKNGVVALQGGAMAKVVNGTLLYEGNGKDVVFNTMSTPRGRQFQLRLPDGTQVWLNAASSIRYPTSFTGKERRVEVTGETYFEVARNSKLPFRVSVNNQTEVEVLGTHFNINSYNNENSMNTTLLEGSIRVRKGAESVIIKPGEQAQVNSGIRVAKEVDLEKVMAWKNGFFNFEGLKLEEILRQIERWYEIEVIYEKGIPDIPVTGEMSKDIPLNKLMFILEKLDVHYRLEGRKLIILP, encoded by the coding sequence ATGGAGAATTCAAGGATTGTCTATTTAGTCACCGGCTATCTCAATGATACATTGTTGCAGCCGGAAACCGACGAGTTGCAGGAATTATTGCTGCATGAAGAAGAAAGTGAAGCGGTGGCCGCAGCTTTTAACAGGATAGTGCTGAACAGTCCTCCTGCAGCTGATTACAAACCAGAACAATGGGAGTTCCTGGCGAGCCGGGTTCTTTCCCAAACTCAGTCTGGTATTGATGTGCAGCCTGCAGTAAATAAAAAAACGGGACGTATCCGTCGCCTGCTTTGGACTGCTGCAGCTTCTGTGCTGGTACTGGCGGGAATAGGAACTTATTTCCTGTTAGGTAATAAAAAAGTGGAAAAACCGGTGGTTGTTTCGCAATCGGAAGAAGTGCTCCCCGGCAGGCAGGGTGCATTGCTTACCCTGGCAGACGGCTCGCAGGTGCTGCTGGATACCATTAAAAATGGCGTGGTGGCTTTGCAGGGAGGCGCAATGGCTAAAGTAGTGAATGGAACCCTGCTCTATGAAGGGAATGGAAAAGATGTAGTGTTCAATACCATGTCAACCCCCAGAGGAAGACAGTTCCAGTTGCGATTGCCTGACGGCACGCAGGTTTGGTTGAATGCTGCAAGCTCTATCCGCTATCCTACCAGTTTCACCGGAAAGGAAAGACGCGTGGAAGTAACCGGCGAAACCTATTTTGAAGTAGCCCGCAATTCCAAATTGCCATTCCGTGTGAGTGTGAACAATCAAACCGAAGTGGAAGTGCTGGGAACGCATTTCAATATCAATTCCTACAACAATGAGAACAGCATGAACACCACCTTGCTGGAAGGATCGATACGTGTGAGGAAAGGAGCGGAATCGGTGATCATCAAACCAGGTGAACAGGCACAGGTGAATAGCGGTATCAGGGTTGCAAAGGAAGTAGACCTGGAAAAAGTGATGGCATGGAAAAATGGTTTTTTCAATTTCGAAGGATTGAAACTGGAAGAGATCTTACGCCAGATAGAAAGATGGTATGAGATTGAAGTGATTTATGAAAAAGGCATTCCTGATATTCCTGTGACCGGAGAGATGTCCAAAGATATTCCGTTGAACAAATTGATGTTCATTTTGGAAAAGCTGGATGTCCATTATAGATTGGAAGGAAGAAAACTGATCATACTGCCTTAA
- a CDS encoding SDR family oxidoreductase, translated as MNSLKNKVALITGSVRGLGKAIAERYAALGASIVLNYSKDAAAAEEVEKNIKAMGARVIAVQADVSKVADIKRLFDEVKQAFGKIDIVVANAGIEMVETPVTTFTEEQFDRLFSINTKGAYFTMQQAALQVEDKGRIIYIASSTTSFPVPGMAVYGGSKTTPRYIVDVLAKEIGHRGVTVNSIIPFAVDHSGIFTEADSYPELRRSLTDSCPMGRLAEVEDVANIAEFFASDLSSFVNGQHLLVNGGANQ; from the coding sequence ATGAACTCCTTAAAGAACAAAGTTGCTCTCATAACCGGGTCAGTACGCGGATTGGGTAAAGCCATAGCAGAGCGATATGCCGCGTTGGGCGCATCAATTGTTTTGAATTATTCCAAAGATGCTGCGGCGGCGGAAGAAGTGGAAAAGAATATCAAAGCGATGGGCGCCCGCGTAATTGCTGTGCAGGCCGATGTCAGCAAGGTGGCTGATATCAAAAGACTGTTTGATGAAGTGAAACAGGCATTTGGAAAGATCGATATCGTAGTGGCCAATGCCGGTATCGAGATGGTGGAAACACCGGTAACCACCTTCACGGAAGAGCAATTCGACAGGTTGTTTTCCATCAATACCAAAGGAGCTTATTTTACCATGCAACAAGCCGCTTTGCAGGTGGAAGACAAAGGAAGGATCATTTACATCGCCAGCAGTACTACTTCTTTTCCTGTTCCTGGTATGGCAGTGTATGGCGGCAGCAAAACCACACCGAGGTACATAGTGGATGTATTGGCGAAGGAGATCGGTCATCGTGGGGTAACGGTCAATTCCATTATTCCATTTGCAGTGGATCATTCCGGTATCTTTACAGAAGCGGACAGTTATCCTGAACTTAGAAGATCCCTGACCGATAGTTGCCCAATGGGAAGATTGGCAGAAGTGGAAGATGTGGCAAATATTGCCGAGTTCTTTGCAAGCGATCTGTCTTCATTCGTGAATGGGCAGCACTTACTGGTGAATGGAGGGGCCAATCAGTAA
- a CDS encoding helix-turn-helix domain-containing protein — MSSNTLVVKDLNELYDLMGLSHEQIDSRDGFSILYLQEIMKNLPLTSVRYRPDFFSFLFIREAFGKYTIDDLQFNMQPRTVYFTNPGNLRSFEWHQLNDTCLIVFTEAFLKEQVHSDIYNDFSFLLTETVEPRVLMPEQFRAIEELYQIIHREYSSNSPYRNKLIGSMLVSLLFKIREYFFQDYNPIYEGNRSSQIVRTFKQNLEQHFRDLAGGKTDTQLRVQDYADKQFLHVNYLSSVISSKTGKTVSAWIADKTITEAKVMLQNKQVSIKEVASRLGFLEASHFSNYFRKHTHQSPAEYRKQSVQ; from the coding sequence ATGTCTTCCAATACGCTTGTAGTAAAAGATCTGAATGAATTATATGATCTCATGGGATTGAGCCATGAGCAAATCGATTCCCGTGACGGCTTCTCGATCCTTTACCTGCAGGAGATCATGAAGAACCTTCCGCTTACTTCTGTACGTTATCGTCCTGATTTCTTCAGCTTTCTTTTCATCAGGGAAGCCTTCGGAAAATATACCATCGATGATCTGCAATTCAATATGCAGCCCCGTACCGTTTACTTCACCAATCCGGGGAACCTGCGTAGTTTTGAATGGCATCAGCTCAACGATACCTGCCTGATCGTTTTCACCGAAGCATTTCTCAAAGAACAGGTACACTCTGATATATACAACGATTTCTCTTTTCTCCTTACAGAAACTGTAGAGCCGCGTGTATTGATGCCTGAACAGTTCAGGGCAATCGAAGAACTTTACCAGATCATTCACCGGGAATATTCTTCCAACTCACCTTACAGGAACAAGCTTATCGGCAGCATGCTGGTGTCTCTTCTTTTTAAGATCAGGGAATATTTCTTCCAGGATTACAATCCTATTTATGAAGGTAATCGAAGCTCACAGATCGTAAGGACTTTCAAACAGAACCTGGAACAGCATTTCAGGGATCTGGCGGGAGGAAAGACTGATACACAGTTGAGGGTGCAGGACTATGCCGATAAACAGTTCCTGCATGTGAACTACCTCAGCAGCGTTATCAGCAGCAAAACGGGAAAGACTGTCAGCGCATGGATTGCAGACAAGACCATTACAGAAGCTAAAGTGATGTTGCAAAACAAACAGGTCAGCATCAAAGAAGTTGCCAGCCGCCTCGGTTTCCTGGAAGCCTCTCATTTCAGTAATTACTTCAGGAAACACACCCATCAAAGCCCGGCGGAATATCGTAAACAATCAGTGCAATAG